The Saprospiraceae bacterium genome includes the window TACATTTTGTAGATGTGATCTGGCTCTTCTTTTAAATCTACTGCTTCTGGAATAGAGGCTTGCATTTTGAAGGCCATTTCATAGTTATTGATCTTTGACTCAATGGCCGGATCCCCCCAAAGACCTTGTTGGTGCTGATTCAAGTCTTTGATAAAATCCAAGGCTCGGCGGCGGTCATTTTCATGAATGCCATAAGGATTGTTGAGGTAAAGTACAGGGTCTTTTCCGGCGCGGAATTGGATGCCCTGGTGATGAGCAGGCAAAAAGCCACTTCCCCAAGCAGATGAGTTCAGCGGTTGTGCTCCCCCTCCTTTAGAAATGAGCACGACAAAAGAAGGCAAATTTTCATTGTCACTACCCAAGCCATAATTCAGCCAGGAGCCAATGGAGGGGCGACCCGTTTGCTGCGACCCGGTTTGGACAAACATCACTGCTGGTTCATGGTTGATGGCTTCTGTATATACTGAGTTTATGATGCAAAGATCATCTGCAATTTGAGCCGTATAAGGCAACAATTCGCTGATCCATGCACCTGATTGTCCATGTTGTTTAAAATCAAAAATCGACTTTACCAATGGGAAAGAGGACTGACTAGCGACCATCCCAGAATTCCGTTGGGTCGCACGAAGCGAATCCGGAATCTCCTTTCCGTGCCATTTCACTAGTTCTGGTTTATAATCGAATAATTCGATTTGGGAGGGCCCTCCACTTTGAAACAGATAGATAACCCGTTTGGCTTTGGCCGGAAAGTGGGTGCCTCCTGGCAAGGAAGTGGGAGAACCAAGCAAATTGGCATTGGCCTGAACCCCCATTGGGTTAAGCAATTGAGATAAAGCAATGGCGCCCAGGCCCATCCCTGATTTTTTCAAAAAATCTCTTCGATTGTTATGCATATGGGTATTATTGTCGAATGGTTCCTTCATAAGTATTTAATAAAGCATTGGCGACCAGGCTCAGGGCAGCCAAAGACTCAGGGGCCAAACCTGGCTCCAAAGGAGCCTCTCCAATGGCTAAATAGGCGCTGGCATCTGCGGGGTGTTGCTTAAGGTTATTCAACTCCTGTTGGTAATAGGTCTTCATCAGGTTCATTTCTGCTGCTTGGGGTTTTCTACCTAAAACTAATCGGAATATTTGTCTTAACCTGGCGTCCTCATCCCCCTCCACCGATAGACAAACCCGCTTCGCCAATTCCCTCGAAGCTTCCTGGTATTGGGTATCGTTTAATAAAACCAATGCTTGCAATGGCGTATCGGTTGGGATTCGCCGAACTGTGCATACATCTCGGTTGCCTACATCAAATAGCAACATAGCAGGCGGAGGAGCGGTTCGCTTCCAGATGGTGTATAAGCTTCTTCGATACAATCCTTCGCCAGGCTCCTGGAGGTAGGGATACCGCCAACCTTTGTTGGACAATTCATCCCAAAGGCCTTCTGGTTGATAAGGATAGGTGCTTTGGCCACCCTGCTTTTCCACTAATAACCCACTAATTGCCAGTGCATTATCTCTGATCATCTCCGCTGGTAGGCGAAACCGGGGGCCTCTGGTTAAAAGAATGTTTTCAGGATCAGCAGCTTGTGAGGCTGGGGTTATTTCACTATTTTGTTGATAAACAGCAGACATCACGATCAATTTGTGCAGGGCCTTTAAATCCCAGTCATGGTCCTGAAGCCAAACGGATAACCAATCTAATAGTTCGGGATGAGAAGGCAAATCGCCCTGGTTCCCAAAATCTTCCGAAGTTTTCACGATCCCCCTTCCAAAGTGAAGTTGCCAGATTCTGTTGACAATTACCCGAGCCGTCAAAGGATGGCTGGGGTCGAATAGCCATTGGGTTAAGCCTAGGCGATTGGAGGGCCAATCGGGAGAAAAAGGCAAAATGGTGGAAGGTACCCCTGGTGAAACAGGCTTAGCGGGGGCATCGTAGTTTCCTCGGGTTAGTATAAAAGTGGGCCTGGGTTCCGGTAAATCCCCCATGACCATAATCTCTGGAATCTCGTTGTATAATTGGTTAGCCTGTCGGCGGGTAATTTGCAAGCTATCTCTAAAAGGCTGCAAAGCGGGTGAAAGCCTGGAGAGATAATACGGCTCCAGCCATTCTTGTTGCTTGCTTGAGACGATGGCCTCTGCCTTTTCTTGGTCATAAAGCCATAAAACTTCCAATGGAGTCAATTCCGCCTTAAAGATTTGTATCTCATCCAATCCCCCACCTTTAAAAGCCTTGACCTTATCTCTTTGACCAAAAGTAAATCCATCAAAACCGTAAGTGTGAATATCCCATTCATAAATAATGCCTTTATAAAGGTTGTCTTCCTCCACTTTTACGGGTGTTTTGCTGCCATTTAGGTAAATATTTACGCCTTGGGCTTTGCTAGAACCATCATATGTAATTGATACTTTGGTCCATTCCTTAACAGGAAGCGGTGTTGCGGTGGTCAGCTGAATGGCATTTTGAGGCCAGGAATGAGCCATGATAAAGGAAAGCTGGTTGTTTTTTAAATGCAACGAATAACCTTTGTAGCCCAGTCTAAAATTTTCGCAGTGCAAAAAGATACCAGCCTCTTCATAAATGGTATCTGCATAAAGCCATAAATCAACGCTAAATGGTTCTGTTCGTTCAAACAGCCCTACCCCTTTTGCCAAACGCCCACTGCTGAGGTCATCGACAAAAAAGGCTTTTCCCTTTTTGCCGGCTTGAAGTAGCGGGTTTCTCAGCAAGGCATTTTCGCCTTTTTGCCGCAAGTTGGGGCTTTCGGCCCTTTCATTAGAAACATTAACCAGTTGATCGAAAGAATAATGGGCTACTTGCTCCGCCGCGAGTCGTTGTTTAAAGCTAGTTAAGGATAAGCCTCCATTTTCTTTCCATGAGGCAAAATGTCCTTGCGCTGTGGCGGTTTGCTGGGCCAATTGGGCCTCTTGCTTGGCTGTTAATGCTTTGATGAATGCAATTTGGGCGTCAATTGCTTCCGTGGTTAGCAGTAAGGCCGGGCCAGGCGTTTGATCAGGGCCATAAACAGGGTGGCCAATTTCATGGGTACTGTTAAAAAAAGCAAACATTTTAAAATAGTCCTCTTGCAGGATAGGATCATATTTATGGTCATGGCATCTGGCACATTCAAAGCTTAGTGCCAGGACCGCCTTCCCCAAAGTATTCGTTCGATCGGCAACATATTCTACCCGATACTCTTCAAATACAATTCCTGCTTCGCTATTTCTTTTGTGCAGGCGATTAAAGGCTGTCGCCAGAATTTGTTCCTTTGTAGCATGCGGCAATAAATCTCCAGCTAACTGGTAAGTGATAAAATCGCGATAAGAAAGATTTTCATTAAATGCCTTAATCACCCAATCGCGCCAGGGGCTAAAATCACGGTGTTTGTCATCCAGATAGCCATCACTATCTGCAAAACGAGCCACATCCAGCCAATGGGCGGCCATTCGTTCTCCGTAGGCTGGTGAGGCCAGAAATTGATCCACCCATTTTTCGTAGGCATCGGAACTTTCATCGGCTAAAAATGCATCCACTTCTTCCAAGCTTGGCGGCAAGCCCCTCAGGTCGAAACTCAAGCGTCGGATCAGCATTTCTTTGTCAGCTTTTTCTGCAGGCTTTAATCCTTCCCTTTCTAACCTCGACAAGATAAATGGGTCGATTTCGTTTTGGGCCCATGTTTTATCCTTCGTACCAGGAGGGGCTATCTTTTGGGGAGGAATAAAAGACCAATGTGGCTGATAGATAGCGCCTTGTTTAATCCATTTCTCCAACAAACGTTTTTCATAATCGCTCAAAACGAGATGGGATTCCGGCGGTGGCATCATTAATTCCGGGTCCGTGGAATTGATTCGGTAGAATAACTCACTTTTTCGCAGGTTTTTTGGCACAATGGCAAACTTTCCTGGCTTATCTTGCAAAGCCTGGTAGGCCAATGCTGCCTCGTGGAGCGCCAGGCCGCCCTTTTGCTTACTTTTGTCCGGGCCATGGCAGGCGAAACACCTATCCGATAAAATGGGTTTGACATGAAAGTTGTAATCTACCTTATCGGGCAAACTGCTTAGGATATCATTACGCGCTTCTTTTGACTCACTACAAGAAAAAAAGGAGGTATAAATAAGTATAATAGCTCCTATTAAAATAGCGTATGATTTCATAAAGAGAATGTTATAAAGTTGATCACCTTTAAATTTCGATCACTAATTTACAGTAAATAAATGAACTTGAAATTTCTAAATTGATGTCTTTTGGGAGATAATTAAAAATTTAATTCCCAAAGGACTATCTTTTTGCCTCAGCTAATCGTCCAAGTGTAAAAAAGATTTTTTTACTAAAAAAAACAAGATGGAAAAAAGAACGAAAGAAAACCCTTGGAAATTAAAAACCCCACCTCAAACATCAGATTATGAGATGTATATAGATGAAAAGGATGGGAAAGAAATCATTGTCTGCGTAGTTGGAAAAACCATATTACATTATGATGCTCGGGCGATCAATGACTTACATCAAATGCTGAAAGCCCACGGCGATTGGATGCTATTAGGTAGCAAGGATGAAAAAGCGGCGACCGAAGAAGGTACGGTCGAACATTGGGCTCGTTCAAGTGACAATCCGCTTGGAGGCTGGTACGGTTTAAAAAAAGGATTCAAAGGACGATTTGGGATGTATATGCCACCATTGATGGAAACCTTAGGGCTCGCTGAAGTAGAACACAATATGCGAAACAATAGAATGCGAGCCATTTAACCTGGCGAATATATAGCCTGGACTTTTGACATACGCTGTTTTGAAGTCGGAAGAGGGAAGTTGAAAAGGCTCGCAATTATCCCACTTTTCCGATTTCCGACTTCCCACTTCTAGTCTGGAAACGAAGGATTTTCCAAAGCGTCAAAAGTTCAAATATAGCAGATATAGCCAAAATTAAAAGTTAGCAATCCTGATAAGTTGCTAACTTTTTGATTTTGACTATATTTAGGTTTCCACTTTAAAGAAACAAAAATAATGAAAGACCAACAACACCTTTCCAGACGTAATATGCTAGGAACAATGGGCGCCCTAGCCGGAGGCCTTGCCCTCCCCTCAACCATAGCAGCTCAGCCAAAAAGCCTAAGCAATTTACCGAAAAAGCCCGAGCACAGTTTTTCCTTTTGCTTGAATACCAGCACGATCATGGGACAGAACCTGGGTATTGTCAAAGAAATTGAAACGGCAGCCAAGGCAGGTTATGATGCGATAGAAATTTGGATCAATTCCATGCAGCGATATGTTGATGAGGGTGGAAAATTGAGTGAACTCAAAAAACGAATTGATGACCTTGGCATCAAGGTGGTAGACGCCATTGGTTTCGCGCAGTGGATCGTGGATGATAATGATACCCGTATGAGGGCATTGGAACAGGCTAAGCGCGAAATGGGGATGCTTGCACAATTGGGGTGCGCTCGAATTGCTGCACCACCAGCAGGCGCCACCACCCAACCCGGGCTTGATTTGACCAAAGCAGCCGAGCGCTTTCGCGCCCTGGTGGAATTAGGCGTTTCCATGGAGGTGATCCCACAGCTGGAAGTTTGGGGTTTTTCCAAGAACCTATCCAGGTTGAGCGAAGTCCTATTTGTAGCTAGCGAATGTGGACACCCGCAAACCCGATTATTATTAGATGTTTATCATTTGCATAAAGGAGGATCTGATATAGATGGTCTAAAATTGATTAAAGGAGAGGTGATGGAAATTTTCCATATGAATGATTATCCGGCGGAACCAAATAGAGAACAAATTGCAGATAAGGACCGTGTTCATGCCGGCGACGGAGTGGCCCCTTTAACAGAAATTCTAAAAGATTTACATAAAAAGGAGGGAACTACCATCTTATCCCTTGAGGTATTCAATCGAGATTATTGGAAACAAGACCCAGATGAGGTGGCAAAAACAGGCTTGGCTAAAATGAAGGCTGCTGTTGCCACTGCTTTTAGTTAGTTTATTGGGAGAGTGGTCGTAAATAAACGCCAGCTTTCCATAAAATCTACCTTATTAAAATATTAAATTTTACTGCTTTCATAAAACAGACCAATGAGTAAAGCCCTAACATTTTTCCGAACCAGCGGCCAAGGTCTAGTTGGCCTTTTGCTTATATTTTTCTTTTCTTCCCATATGCTAGCCCAAGGTACCAGGCTATTGCGACAACCTAGCATCAGCGCCACTCATATTGTATTTACCTACGGAAGTGATTTATGGATAACTAGTCAGGATGGCGGAGAAGCCACCCGATTGACCAGCACGCCTGCCGTTGAAAGTGACCCCCATTTTTCACCTGATGGGAAATGGATTGCTTTTAGTTCTAATCGGTCGGGGACTTTTGCTGTTTATGTCCTCCCTGTGGAGGGGGGCACACCGCAAAGACTGACCTGGAACCCGGCCGCAGCTTATGTTCGGGGCTGGACACCCGATGGCCAACATATTCTATATGCTTCGGGCAGAGAAACCACACCTTCTAATTATCATCGACTATGGACGGTTTCCCCAAAAGGCGGGCCTTCTACCCTGCTCCCGGCTCCTTGGGCCAATGATGGTGCTTACGAAGCGAGCGGAAACCGTATCATTGTCGACCGAATGCGGCGCTGGGATGTCGAATGGCGAGCTTACCGCGGAGGGCAAAACACGCCTTTGGTCATCCTCAACCTCAAAACCCTGGAGGAAGAAAAACTTCCTAATGAACGCAGCACAGATATTCAGCCGCTCTGGATAGGAAACACCATTTATTTTCTTAGCGATAGGGACTGGACAAGCAACATCTGGGCCTATACGCCATCGGATAAGTCCCTCAAACAACTCACCAAATTTTCGGGTTCCGATATAAAATGGCTTTCGGGTCGAGACGGCCTACTCGTCTTTGAAAGGGAAGGCTATCTTCATACCTTAGACCCCGGCAAAGGGAAAAGTAAACAATTAAGCATTACCGTAAAGGGAGATTTCCCATGGGCTGAAACGCGCTGGGAGGATGTCACCAATGGAGTGCGTTCGGTGTCCCTCTCTCCTACCGGAAAGCGAGCCTTATTGGAGGCCAGAGGAGAAATCTTTTCCATCCCCGCCAAGGACGGCGATGCCCGAAACCTAACCAAAAGCTCAGGCGCTGCCGATCGCTCCCCCATTTGGTCACCAGACGGGACTCAAATTGCCTGGTTCTCGGATCAGACAGGCCAATATACCCTCATGCTGGCAGCACAAGATGGCCTATCAACACCCAAATCCATGAGCATTGGAGAATCAAAAATGGTATGGAATCCAAGTTGGTCACCTGATAGCAAGCATATTGTATTTGTAGATGACGATGTTCGCATTCGGGTCATAGAAGTAGCCACTGGCAATATCAAAACCATTGATGTTGGCGGGATGAATTTGGAAAGAGGATCAATGTCCCCCGAATGGTCGCCAGATTCCAAATGGTTGACCTATGCCAAAACGGCGCCCAACAATTTCAGACAAATCATGGTTTGGTCTGCCGATAGCGGCGAAGCTAAAGTCCTCACCGATCCCCTTGCAGATGCTTTTTCGCCCTCCTGGGATCGCAGTGGCCGCCACCTCTATTTTTTGGCGAGTACCGACGTCGCGCTAGGCTCCGGATGGGCAAATACCAGCGCAATGCAGGCTGATCCGGCTTATGGCGCCTATGTGGTGATCTTGCGAGCAGGAGATCCTTCTCCTTTTGCTCCCAAAAGCGATGAAGAGCCGGAGCCTAAAAAAGAAGAGAAAAAAGAAGAAGCGGGCGAAAAAAAACCGGCACCTAAGCCAGATGCTACAGCAATTGATACCGTAAAAATTGACTGGGATAAAATAGAACGCAGGATACTCGCCCTCCCCATTCCGGTAAAAAATTACAGATTTACCTTAAGCGGCCCAAAAGGTTCCGTTTTTATTGGCGAAAGTGTACCTGAAAGCCCTGGCATCACCTTGAAAAAATTTGAATTAGAATCGGCAAAAGCCAGCGAATTCATCAGTGGCCTTAGAAATGTTGCTGTTGCTGCGGATGGAAAGAAAATGATTGTTCAGGCTGGTAGAAGTTGGCGTATAGTCGACACGGCCAAGCCGCCGGGCAAAGACGGGGACGCCATCAACCCTCGAATCCGGATGCAACTGGATCGAATAGCGGAATGGCAGCAAATATTTAATGAAGCCTGGCGATATGAAAGAGATTTTTTTTATGACCCCAATATGCATGGAAGAGATTGGCAAAAAGTTAAAGAACGTTATGCGCCTCTCCTTCCTTTTGTTCGCCACCGAGATGATCTGCGCTATGTCCTCGACCAAGTGAATGGCGAATTATCCGTCGGGCATAGCTTTGTTTTTGGTGGGGATATGCCAGCCGTAGACACCTCCCGGGTAGGCCTTTTGGGGGCAGACCTGGAAGCAGCCAATGGGCGTTGGCAAATTAAACGCATATATACCTCAGAATCCTGGAACCCTGGCTTGAGTGCTCCCCTCGATCGCCCCAATATGAAAATTGAAGAAGGTCATTACATCCTTGGCATTGATGGCGTTGAATTGACTGCTGCTGATGATCCTTACCGCTTATTGGATGGCACAGTCGGCCGACAGACCATTTTACATATCAATAGCCAACCAAGCATGGAAGGGGCCTGGAAAGAAACCGTAGAGCCTATCCGCAGTGAGAATGCATTGCGTCAGAGAGCTTGGGTAGAGGACAACCGTCGAAAGGTAGACGAACTATCAGGTGGCCGATTAGCTTATGTCTGGGTACCCAATACGGGTGGCCCGGGTTTTGTTTCTTTTAACCGCTATTATTTTGCCCAACAAGATAAAGAAGGAGCGGTAATTGATGAACGTTTTAATGGCGGTGGCCTCCTCGATGATTATATGGTGGATTTGATGACCAGAGAACTAAGAGCTGCTGTCACCAATGAAGTACCAAACGGAAAACATTTTCGTTTACCCGCAGGTATCCTCGGGCCCAAGGTTTTGCTCATCAATGAATTAGCCGGCTCAGGTGGTGATTTTTTCCCCTGGGTGTTTAGACAACAAAAGGCAGGACCACTGATCGGAGCACGGACTTGGGGTGGATTGGTGAAATCATCGGTGCATTATGCTATGGTAGATGGCAGTGCCTTGACCGCGCCAGATAATGCTGTTTTTGATCCCATCAATCATAAATGGATTGCTGAAAACGAAGGGGTTCCACCAGATATTGAAGTCCAGTTTGATGCCAAATCTGTAGCGGAAGGACGAGATGTTCAATTGGAACGAGCTGTTCAGGAAACACTTAAGCTATTGGGGACTTCCAAAGCAAAAGAAATCACCCCTCCTCCTTT containing:
- a CDS encoding DUF1501 domain-containing protein codes for the protein MKEPFDNNTHMHNNRRDFLKKSGMGLGAIALSQLLNPMGVQANANLLGSPTSLPGGTHFPAKAKRVIYLFQSGGPSQIELFDYKPELVKWHGKEIPDSLRATQRNSGMVASQSSFPLVKSIFDFKQHGQSGAWISELLPYTAQIADDLCIINSVYTEAINHEPAVMFVQTGSQQTGRPSIGSWLNYGLGSDNENLPSFVVLISKGGGAQPLNSSAWGSGFLPAHHQGIQFRAGKDPVLYLNNPYGIHENDRRRALDFIKDLNQHQQGLWGDPAIESKINNYEMAFKMQASIPEAVDLKEEPDHIYKMYGEDARIPGTYAANCLLARRLAERDVKFIQLYHMGWDQHGGLPGGIRKQANGTDQATAALVKDLKQRGLLEDTLVVWGGEFGRTSFSQGRLTADNYGRDHHPGCFTMWMAGGGVKPGITYGETDPFSYNVIRDGVHVHDFQATLLHLLGVDHEQLTFKHQGRRYRLTDVHGEVVKGVLA
- a CDS encoding PDZ domain-containing protein, which translates into the protein MSKALTFFRTSGQGLVGLLLIFFFSSHMLAQGTRLLRQPSISATHIVFTYGSDLWITSQDGGEATRLTSTPAVESDPHFSPDGKWIAFSSNRSGTFAVYVLPVEGGTPQRLTWNPAAAYVRGWTPDGQHILYASGRETTPSNYHRLWTVSPKGGPSTLLPAPWANDGAYEASGNRIIVDRMRRWDVEWRAYRGGQNTPLVILNLKTLEEEKLPNERSTDIQPLWIGNTIYFLSDRDWTSNIWAYTPSDKSLKQLTKFSGSDIKWLSGRDGLLVFEREGYLHTLDPGKGKSKQLSITVKGDFPWAETRWEDVTNGVRSVSLSPTGKRALLEARGEIFSIPAKDGDARNLTKSSGAADRSPIWSPDGTQIAWFSDQTGQYTLMLAAQDGLSTPKSMSIGESKMVWNPSWSPDSKHIVFVDDDVRIRVIEVATGNIKTIDVGGMNLERGSMSPEWSPDSKWLTYAKTAPNNFRQIMVWSADSGEAKVLTDPLADAFSPSWDRSGRHLYFLASTDVALGSGWANTSAMQADPAYGAYVVILRAGDPSPFAPKSDEEPEPKKEEKKEEAGEKKPAPKPDATAIDTVKIDWDKIERRILALPIPVKNYRFTLSGPKGSVFIGESVPESPGITLKKFELESAKASEFISGLRNVAVAADGKKMIVQAGRSWRIVDTAKPPGKDGDAINPRIRMQLDRIAEWQQIFNEAWRYERDFFYDPNMHGRDWQKVKERYAPLLPFVRHRDDLRYVLDQVNGELSVGHSFVFGGDMPAVDTSRVGLLGADLEAANGRWQIKRIYTSESWNPGLSAPLDRPNMKIEEGHYILGIDGVELTAADDPYRLLDGTVGRQTILHINSQPSMEGAWKETVEPIRSENALRQRAWVEDNRRKVDELSGGRLAYVWVPNTGGPGFVSFNRYYFAQQDKEGAVIDERFNGGGLLDDYMVDLMTRELRAAVTNEVPNGKHFRLPAGILGPKVLLINELAGSGGDFFPWVFRQQKAGPLIGARTWGGLVKSSVHYAMVDGSALTAPDNAVFDPINHKWIAENEGVPPDIEVQFDAKSVAEGRDVQLERAVQETLKLLGTSKAKEITPPPFSKPAKQK
- a CDS encoding sugar phosphate isomerase/epimerase family protein, producing MKDQQHLSRRNMLGTMGALAGGLALPSTIAAQPKSLSNLPKKPEHSFSFCLNTSTIMGQNLGIVKEIETAAKAGYDAIEIWINSMQRYVDEGGKLSELKKRIDDLGIKVVDAIGFAQWIVDDNDTRMRALEQAKREMGMLAQLGCARIAAPPAGATTQPGLDLTKAAERFRALVELGVSMEVIPQLEVWGFSKNLSRLSEVLFVASECGHPQTRLLLDVYHLHKGGSDIDGLKLIKGEVMEIFHMNDYPAEPNREQIADKDRVHAGDGVAPLTEILKDLHKKEGTTILSLEVFNRDYWKQDPDEVAKTGLAKMKAAVATAFS
- a CDS encoding DUF1553 domain-containing protein; translated protein: MKSYAILIGAIILIYTSFFSCSESKEARNDILSSLPDKVDYNFHVKPILSDRCFACHGPDKSKQKGGLALHEAALAYQALQDKPGKFAIVPKNLRKSELFYRINSTDPELMMPPPESHLVLSDYEKRLLEKWIKQGAIYQPHWSFIPPQKIAPPGTKDKTWAQNEIDPFILSRLEREGLKPAEKADKEMLIRRLSFDLRGLPPSLEEVDAFLADESSDAYEKWVDQFLASPAYGERMAAHWLDVARFADSDGYLDDKHRDFSPWRDWVIKAFNENLSYRDFITYQLAGDLLPHATKEQILATAFNRLHKRNSEAGIVFEEYRVEYVADRTNTLGKAVLALSFECARCHDHKYDPILQEDYFKMFAFFNSTHEIGHPVYGPDQTPGPALLLTTEAIDAQIAFIKALTAKQEAQLAQQTATAQGHFASWKENGGLSLTSFKQRLAAEQVAHYSFDQLVNVSNERAESPNLRQKGENALLRNPLLQAGKKGKAFFVDDLSSGRLAKGVGLFERTEPFSVDLWLYADTIYEEAGIFLHCENFRLGYKGYSLHLKNNQLSFIMAHSWPQNAIQLTTATPLPVKEWTKVSITYDGSSKAQGVNIYLNGSKTPVKVEEDNLYKGIIYEWDIHTYGFDGFTFGQRDKVKAFKGGGLDEIQIFKAELTPLEVLWLYDQEKAEAIVSSKQQEWLEPYYLSRLSPALQPFRDSLQITRRQANQLYNEIPEIMVMGDLPEPRPTFILTRGNYDAPAKPVSPGVPSTILPFSPDWPSNRLGLTQWLFDPSHPLTARVIVNRIWQLHFGRGIVKTSEDFGNQGDLPSHPELLDWLSVWLQDHDWDLKALHKLIVMSAVYQQNSEITPASQAADPENILLTRGPRFRLPAEMIRDNALAISGLLVEKQGGQSTYPYQPEGLWDELSNKGWRYPYLQEPGEGLYRRSLYTIWKRTAPPPAMLLFDVGNRDVCTVRRIPTDTPLQALVLLNDTQYQEASRELAKRVCLSVEGDEDARLRQIFRLVLGRKPQAAEMNLMKTYYQQELNNLKQHPADASAYLAIGEAPLEPGLAPESLAALSLVANALLNTYEGTIRQ